In Brevibacterium zhoupengii, the following are encoded in one genomic region:
- a CDS encoding class I SAM-dependent methyltransferase yields MPSTLLTPDSPARQRSEDLLEQFPKLAEVPGFPQARVLVEYVLGRRSGELDVSGRATDGSFVAAEVVAGLPHEILIVDDAQGLQSRLLSEIAPVRTYNDRIDEAHTVAEVADRPSPIDDLAAFASDRDEVWAIVNAPKATHALAETIAAVQAHVSTVIVIGRSDSMSRAVNKELARGYARVDVSPGVGKHRMIIGSRPLSSPSLPSYPRRGTIDHPATGALQVRAHGACFSGIKSDEGSTALLTALAAETQSAEAQPAETQPAEAVLGSPKSVLDLGCGNGWLLSAAMQVTAAKNGTGVDVSKAAVASARETAEANGLEVETILADATDVQALSGGYDLILLNPPFHQGTTIETDTAAGLMATASKLLAPEGQVFTVYNSHLDYRATLERTIGPSEQLARTSKFTVVRSLRRV; encoded by the coding sequence ATGCCTTCCACCCTGCTGACTCCGGATTCTCCTGCCCGCCAACGCAGTGAGGATCTGCTGGAGCAGTTTCCCAAGCTCGCTGAAGTTCCGGGATTCCCCCAGGCCAGGGTCCTCGTCGAGTATGTGTTGGGTCGACGCAGCGGAGAGCTCGATGTCTCGGGACGGGCCACAGACGGATCGTTTGTTGCCGCCGAGGTGGTCGCGGGGCTTCCGCATGAGATCCTCATCGTCGATGACGCGCAGGGGCTGCAGTCGCGCCTGCTCAGTGAGATCGCACCCGTGCGGACCTACAACGACCGGATCGATGAGGCACACACCGTCGCCGAGGTGGCAGATCGGCCCAGCCCCATCGACGATCTCGCCGCCTTCGCTTCGGACCGGGATGAGGTGTGGGCGATCGTCAACGCGCCGAAGGCCACCCACGCCTTGGCCGAAACCATTGCGGCAGTCCAGGCCCACGTGTCCACGGTCATCGTCATCGGCCGCAGCGATTCGATGAGCCGAGCCGTGAACAAAGAGCTTGCCCGTGGCTATGCGCGAGTCGATGTCTCGCCCGGTGTCGGCAAACATCGGATGATCATCGGCAGCCGACCCTTGTCTTCACCCAGTCTGCCGAGCTACCCCAGACGCGGCACCATCGATCATCCGGCCACCGGCGCGCTCCAGGTCAGAGCCCATGGCGCCTGCTTCTCCGGGATCAAGAGTGACGAGGGGTCGACTGCGCTGCTCACAGCCCTGGCCGCCGAAACTCAATCCGCCGAGGCCCAGCCCGCCGAGACCCAGCCCGCCGAGGCGGTCCTCGGGTCACCGAAGTCGGTCCTTGACCTTGGGTGTGGGAACGGATGGCTGCTCTCGGCGGCGATGCAGGTGACGGCGGCGAAGAACGGCACCGGGGTGGACGTGTCGAAGGCGGCGGTCGCCTCGGCGAGGGAGACTGCAGAGGCGAACGGACTCGAGGTTGAGACCATCCTCGCCGACGCCACGGATGTCCAGGCTCTATCCGGTGGGTACGACCTGATCCTGCTCAACCCGCCCTTCCACCAGGGCACGACGATTGAGACTGACACCGCCGCCGGACTCATGGCCACAGCCTCGAAGCTCCTGGCGCCAGAGGGACAGGTCTTCACCGTCTACAACTCACACCTGGACTACCGCGCCACCCTGGAACGCACCATCGGACCCAGCGAACAGTTGGCTCGCACCAGCAAATTCACGGTCGTCCGCAGCCTCAGACGCGTCTGA
- a CDS encoding universal stress protein: MTILVGYSPSPEGKAAVTFGIDQAKAFDDTVIVLNAGIGETPDERGVATNQDMEELKEALRSSEVSHEILQFLRGNDPVEELLALAEATEDTRMIVIGSRRRSPVGKLIMGSTAQRIILDSDVPVVSVKADRKK; encoded by the coding sequence ATGACAATTCTCGTCGGATATTCCCCCTCCCCCGAAGGCAAGGCTGCCGTCACATTCGGCATCGATCAGGCCAAGGCCTTCGATGACACCGTGATCGTGCTCAACGCCGGCATCGGAGAGACGCCCGACGAACGCGGTGTGGCGACGAACCAGGACATGGAGGAGCTCAAGGAGGCGCTGCGTTCATCCGAGGTCTCCCACGAGATTCTGCAGTTCCTGCGCGGCAACGATCCCGTCGAAGAGCTCCTCGCCCTCGCCGAGGCGACCGAGGACACCCGCATGATCGTGATCGGATCGCGTCGCCGCTCCCCCGTCGGAAAACTCATCATGGGATCGACGGCTCAGCGCATCATCCTCGACTCCGATGTTCCCGTCGTCTCGGTGAAGGCCGACCGGAAGAAGTGA
- a CDS encoding RtcB family protein, with amino-acid sequence MEKLSRRLISWASLLDEKTLEQAHTTARMPFIYPHVALMPDAHLGKGATVGSVIPTLGAIIPAAVGVDIGCGMIAVRTQFTRPDLEERDLTGLREAIERAVPTSAGAYNRKIVATAAPRITELEELAERSEFDPADYAGHWRHQLGSLGSGNHFIEVSVDEDERVWMFLHSGSRGIGNKIATHHIKVAAQLNKKWWIDLPDPDLAYLVEGTPEFSAYIRQLKWAQHFALLNREEMMDRVARQLSETMGETVVEAERINCHHNFTQSEKHFNKTVWVSRKGAIEADAGRPGLIPGSMGTASYVVEGKGDPVSLNSSPHGAGRQYSRTAARKTFSHDQLRAAMVGIEYRDTDAFIDEIPQAYKPIDQVMADASALVEIRHTLRQLVNVKGD; translated from the coding sequence ATGGAAAAACTCAGCAGACGGCTGATCTCCTGGGCATCACTTCTCGACGAGAAGACCCTCGAGCAGGCGCACACGACTGCGCGAATGCCGTTCATCTACCCCCATGTCGCACTCATGCCCGATGCCCACCTGGGCAAGGGAGCGACCGTCGGATCGGTCATTCCCACCCTGGGCGCGATCATCCCCGCCGCGGTCGGTGTCGACATCGGCTGCGGCATGATCGCCGTGCGCACACAGTTCACCAGACCGGATCTCGAGGAGCGCGATCTCACCGGACTGCGCGAGGCGATCGAACGGGCGGTGCCGACCTCGGCGGGTGCCTACAACCGCAAAATCGTCGCCACGGCAGCACCACGCATCACCGAGCTCGAGGAGCTTGCGGAGAGGTCCGAATTCGACCCTGCCGACTATGCCGGACATTGGCGGCATCAGCTGGGATCGCTGGGCTCGGGCAACCACTTCATCGAGGTCTCCGTCGATGAGGACGAGAGGGTGTGGATGTTCCTGCATTCAGGATCGAGAGGCATCGGCAACAAGATCGCCACTCACCACATCAAGGTCGCCGCACAGCTGAACAAGAAATGGTGGATCGATCTTCCGGACCCGGATCTCGCCTACCTCGTCGAGGGCACCCCCGAGTTCTCCGCCTACATCAGGCAGCTGAAGTGGGCTCAGCACTTCGCCCTACTCAACCGGGAAGAGATGATGGACCGGGTGGCCCGACAGCTGTCGGAGACGATGGGCGAGACCGTGGTCGAGGCAGAACGCATCAACTGCCACCACAACTTCACCCAGTCCGAGAAGCACTTCAACAAGACGGTGTGGGTATCGAGAAAGGGCGCGATCGAAGCCGATGCCGGACGGCCAGGCCTCATCCCCGGTTCGATGGGCACCGCATCCTACGTCGTTGAGGGCAAGGGAGATCCAGTATCGCTCAACTCCTCACCGCACGGTGCGGGGCGGCAGTATTCCCGTACCGCAGCCAGGAAGACGTTCAGCCATGACCAGCTGCGGGCGGCCATGGTCGGCATCGAGTACCGGGACACGGACGCCTTTATCGATGAGATCCCGCAGGCGTACAAACCGATCGACCAGGTGATGGCCGATGCCTCGGCGCTGGTCGAGATCAGGCATACGCTGCGTCAGCTCGTCAACGTCAAGGGCGATTGA